The following DNA comes from Haloarchaeobius salinus.
GTGAGGCCCCCGCGAGCGGCGAGCCCGACGCCGACAGCTGGCGGGGCGGCAACTGGACCGGGATGGCCTACACCTCCCGGCACTCCGGTCGCCGGGTGCGGGGGCTGCTCGCAGACGCGGGGTTCCCCGGCGCCTTCTACACGAACGCGGTGAACTGCTTCCCCTGCGACGGCGACGGGAGCAACCGCGAGCCCACCGCGGAGGAGCTGGCGAACTGCCGGGACCATCTCGGAACCGAGCTCGAAGCCGTCGACCCGTCGGTTGTCGTCCCGACCGGCAAGCACGCCACCGAGACGGTGTTCGCGTTCGACGACCGGGCCCTCGACGGCTTCCTCGACGCGGTGCTCTCGCCCGTCGAATCCGGGGTGCTCGGCTGTGCCGTCCTGCCGATTCTGCATCCGTCGTACCAGGACGTGTGGGTGTCCCGGCTGGGCTACGAGCCCGACGAGTACGTCGCCGCGGTCGGGGACGAACTCGCGTCGCTCGTCGGGTGAGGTCGTCGCAGTGAGGACCGCCGAACGGAACTGATTCAGCCGGCGGTAGCGCCGTTGAACGGCCCGCCCACGGTGGGAGATACCGGATTCCACTTTCACTTTCACCGAGCCTCGCTCACCTCTTTTACGCGTCCGTTCGTGATTGCTACTGGCGTCGGACGCGTCCCCGACGCCCCGACGCACGCTGCACTGCGTCGGAGACCGACGACAGCGGCGGAGGTGATCGCACTCAGCACACAGCTCCGCGTGGCACTCGCGACCGGTGGCGTCACCCTGGTGAGCCAGGGGATGGCGTCCGGCTGGCTCCTGCTGGTCGTCGCGGTGTTCGCGCCAAGAACAGACGACTCCGAGGCACAGTCCGACTGAGAGACGCCGTCTCGACCGGCGACGACAACTGACGCGCTTTTGTACGTCGACTCCCGAGTTCGGGACAATGACGAGTTCGCCGACGGTACTGGCCGTCTCCGGCAGTCTCCGCGACACGAGCTACACGCACAGCGCGCTGGCGCACGTCCTGCGGGCGGCCGAGGCCGAGGGTGCCGACACCGACGTGCTGGACCTCCGGACCGCCGACGTTCCGATGTTCGACCCCGACGAGGACGACCAGGGCGTCGAGCGCTACACGCGACAGGTCCGGGTGGCCGACGCGGTCGTGCTCGGGACGCCGGTGTACCACGGTTCGTACTCGGGCGTGCTGAAGAACTTCCACGACTACTGCGGCTTCGACGACTACGAGGACACGCCGGTCGCGCTGGTCGCGACGGCGGGCGGGGGCTCCTACGGCAGCACGCTCGAGCACCTGCGGAGCACGGTCCGCGGGGTGCACGGCCACGTCATCCCCGGGCAGGTCGGTATCCGGAACGCGTCCTCGAAGTTCGCGCCGGACCCCGACGAGGCGGACGGGCGGGCGGTCACCGACGCCGACATCGCGGACCGGCTGGAGACGCTCGGCGAGGATATCGTCGCGGCAGCACGGCGCTTCGAGTAGTCAGTCGTCGACGAGCCGCTCTTTCCGGTGCCGCGAGAGCTGTTTGATCTCGTACTCGCGGGACATCGCGGTGCCGCGGTCGTCGTAGGACTCGACGTGGACGAGTTCGACCGGTGTGCGGCCGCGGGTGTACTTCGCGCCCTCGCCGGCGTCGTGCTCGGCGACGCGGCGCTCGACGTCGGTGGTGTAGCCGGTGTACAGCGTGTCGTCGGCACAGCGGAGGACGTAGACGTGGTGGCTACTCACGGCTGGTCGGTTCGAGGTGGGAGTACTGAAAGGCTTCGCGTACCGGGCGACCGTGTCCTTTCAGGGCTGCTGTGCGCGTCGCTTCGCCTCTTCGGCGATTCCCGCGTTCGCCGAGCAGTTGACGCACGCGAGTATCTCTCCGTGTTCGTCGGCGAACACGCGGGCGAACTGTTCCGAAACATGGGAACCGCAGTTGTCACAC
Coding sequences within:
- a CDS encoding GIY-YIG nuclease family protein, with protein sequence MSSHHVYVLRCADDTLYTGYTTDVERRVAEHDAGEGAKYTRGRTPVELVHVESYDDRGTAMSREYEIKQLSRHRKERLVDD
- a CDS encoding uracil-DNA glycosylase codes for the protein MTRFPQPDDRLVVEPGCERCPALVDCRERIAWGNGPTDADVVVVGEAPASGEPDADSWRGGNWTGMAYTSRHSGRRVRGLLADAGFPGAFYTNAVNCFPCDGDGSNREPTAEELANCRDHLGTELEAVDPSVVVPTGKHATETVFAFDDRALDGFLDAVLSPVESGVLGCAVLPILHPSYQDVWVSRLGYEPDEYVAAVGDELASLVG
- a CDS encoding DUF7563 family protein, with protein sequence MPSCDNCGSHVSEQFARVFADEHGEILACVNCSANAGIAEEAKRRAQQP
- a CDS encoding NADPH-dependent FMN reductase gives rise to the protein MTSSPTVLAVSGSLRDTSYTHSALAHVLRAAEAEGADTDVLDLRTADVPMFDPDEDDQGVERYTRQVRVADAVVLGTPVYHGSYSGVLKNFHDYCGFDDYEDTPVALVATAGGGSYGSTLEHLRSTVRGVHGHVIPGQVGIRNASSKFAPDPDEADGRAVTDADIADRLETLGEDIVAAARRFE